In one Pseudomonadales bacterium genomic region, the following are encoded:
- a CDS encoding helix-turn-helix domain-containing protein — MGTKNSSGQQLANSKPGSQTPGEMLRRIRIDRGMQIEDVAMQLGLTNSRVTALEENNYEQLPSRVYVRGYIKRYCSILDIAPEPVVAGYEILAENHGDSLPAAVPVEDISLVEAGRRWIANRHRLILITAIVLALLLMWVIQPGDARQVYQPGAEEGNDGVGLIEVPQTELISESELMEGELIDGTIVQQTAKEPETDTIAITMLPVEEVMPVIQTLVVTLGKDSWVEVVDAHHDVLLADLKPAGSVIELQGKAPFEVLLGNAMDARVSYQGSPVPVPVSQQDHVARWVVGK, encoded by the coding sequence ATGGGTACAAAGAATAGCTCTGGTCAACAGCTGGCTAATAGTAAGCCCGGGTCACAGACACCGGGAGAAATGTTGCGTCGCATCCGAATTGACAGAGGGATGCAGATTGAAGATGTTGCTATGCAGCTCGGTCTGACCAACAGTCGCGTTACTGCACTGGAAGAAAATAATTACGAACAGTTGCCCTCGCGGGTCTATGTGAGAGGCTACATCAAGCGGTATTGCTCAATACTGGATATTGCGCCGGAGCCTGTTGTCGCCGGTTATGAAATACTTGCCGAAAATCATGGGGATAGCCTCCCGGCAGCTGTACCGGTAGAAGATATTTCACTAGTTGAAGCTGGTCGCCGGTGGATTGCAAATCGACACAGATTGATATTGATAACGGCTATTGTGCTGGCTCTATTGTTGATGTGGGTTATTCAACCGGGTGACGCCAGGCAGGTGTACCAGCCTGGCGCTGAAGAGGGCAATGATGGAGTCGGATTGATTGAGGTTCCTCAGACCGAGCTAATCAGCGAGAGTGAATTGATGGAGGGGGAGCTGATTGACGGTACGATAGTCCAGCAAACCGCGAAAGAGCCGGAGACGGACACCATAGCCATTACGATGTTGCCTGTTGAAGAGGTTATGCCTGTTATACAGACACTCGTTGTGACCCTGGGTAAAGACAGCTGGGTTGAGGTTGTGGATGCTCATCACGATGTTCTGCTGGCGGATCTGAAGCCGGCTGGCAGTGTTATCGAACTGCAGGGCAAAGCGCCTTTTGAAGTCTTGCTGGGCAACGCGATGGATGCGCGGGTAAGTTATCAGGGGAGCCCTGTTCCTGTGCCGGTTAGTCAGCAAGATCATGTTGCACGCTGGGTGGTTGGAAAGTAA
- the pilW gene encoding type IV pilus biogenesis/stability protein PilW, protein MTGSLIRFFSMLLLVSMVGGCTSTAKTNQVSVSRDEQLQNRLQLAVNYMRSGNHERAREHLARAEEIDSRSPEVHDLYALLYQREREFDIAEKHYKKALGYDPGFTRGRNNYGSFLLRQGRAEEACEQFKKGAEDLSYVRRFELFYKIGLCATRTGDNRAAIEALLKSLALNQQFSPASLELASISFSEKEYAKAKQYLNHYNSHRDRPTPRGLWLGVQLEHMFGNKDARDSQGLALKNLFPDSEENLRYQNWLKNGYKE, encoded by the coding sequence ATGACAGGATCTTTGATTCGTTTCTTCTCTATGCTGCTGCTAGTCAGTATGGTAGGCGGCTGTACCAGTACGGCAAAAACTAATCAGGTAAGCGTCAGCAGGGATGAGCAGTTGCAAAACCGTCTGCAGCTTGCCGTTAACTATATGCGTTCTGGCAACCATGAACGAGCACGGGAACACCTTGCCCGTGCTGAGGAAATTGATAGTCGTTCTCCAGAGGTTCACGATCTTTATGCGCTGCTTTATCAGCGTGAGCGGGAGTTTGATATTGCTGAAAAACACTATAAAAAAGCACTGGGCTACGATCCCGGGTTCACCAGGGGCAGAAATAACTATGGTTCGTTTCTTTTAAGACAAGGGCGGGCTGAAGAAGCCTGCGAGCAGTTCAAAAAAGGCGCCGAAGACCTTAGCTATGTACGCCGCTTTGAGTTGTTTTACAAAATTGGCCTGTGTGCAACACGTACCGGTGATAATCGGGCGGCAATTGAAGCATTGCTAAAATCGCTGGCGCTAAATCAACAGTTTTCCCCAGCCTCGCTGGAGTTGGCTTCAATATCCTTCTCGGAAAAAGAATATGCAAAAGCGAAACAGTATTTGAACCACTATAACAGTCATCGTGATCGGCCTACACCGAGAGGCTTGTGGTTGGGAGTACAGCTGGAGCACATGTTTGGCAACAAGGACGCTCGGGATAGTCAGGGGTTGGCACTGAAAAACCTGTTCCCTGATTCTGAAGAAAACCTGCGCTATCAGAACTGGTTGAAAAATGGGTACAAAGAATAG
- the rlmN gene encoding 23S rRNA (adenine(2503)-C(2))-methyltransferase RlmN, with the protein MTEFVESQQLAEPQKDKVNLLGLSAEKLVEFFAGIGEKPFRATQVLKWIHQLGAEDFSQMTNLSKSLREKLTDVAEISAPEIVSRHDSADGTRKWLIRVSGGDVIETVFIPEKERGTLCVSSQVGCSLDCSFCATGKQGFSRDLTAAEIIGQVWIAAKSFDSLAPKADRVISNVVMMGMGEPLLNFDNVVDAMSLMLHDSAYGLSKRRVTLSTSGVVPALDRLGDIIDVSLAISLHAPNDAIRNELVPVNKRYPIAMLLASAKNYLDKMPDNRRKLTVEYTLIDHVNDRREHAEELAELLSDIPCKINLIPFNPIANSDYKTVSNNALHRFREILQKAGHTVTVRTTRGDDIQAACGQLAGQVNDRTRRSERYRLRGDGQQVIKFVHQQGA; encoded by the coding sequence ATGACCGAATTTGTCGAGTCGCAACAGTTGGCAGAGCCCCAGAAGGATAAAGTTAATCTTCTGGGGCTTTCTGCTGAAAAGCTGGTGGAATTTTTTGCCGGAATAGGGGAGAAACCGTTCCGTGCAACCCAGGTGCTCAAGTGGATACACCAGCTGGGCGCTGAAGATTTCAGTCAGATGACCAATCTTTCCAAGTCTCTTCGGGAAAAGCTCACAGACGTTGCCGAAATCAGTGCTCCGGAAATTGTCAGTCGGCATGATTCTGCGGATGGCACCCGTAAATGGCTAATTCGTGTTTCCGGTGGCGATGTGATTGAAACCGTGTTTATTCCGGAAAAAGAGCGGGGCACGCTCTGCGTGTCTTCCCAGGTGGGCTGCTCTCTGGATTGCAGCTTTTGTGCAACGGGTAAACAGGGCTTTAGCCGTGACCTTACTGCGGCTGAAATCATTGGTCAGGTCTGGATTGCTGCGAAATCGTTTGATTCACTGGCTCCCAAGGCTGATCGTGTGATCAGTAATGTGGTGATGATGGGGATGGGGGAACCGCTGCTGAATTTCGATAATGTGGTCGATGCCATGAGCCTGATGCTGCACGATTCGGCATATGGGCTGTCAAAACGCAGAGTGACATTGAGCACATCAGGTGTTGTGCCTGCACTGGATAGGCTGGGTGATATCATTGATGTGTCCCTGGCTATTTCCCTGCATGCGCCGAATGATGCAATTCGCAACGAACTGGTGCCTGTTAACAAGCGCTACCCGATTGCGATGTTGCTGGCATCGGCGAAGAACTATTTGGACAAAATGCCGGACAATCGCCGCAAGCTGACCGTGGAATATACGTTGATTGATCACGTTAATGATCGCCGTGAACATGCCGAAGAGCTGGCTGAATTACTCAGCGATATTCCCTGCAAGATTAATTTGATTCCTTTTAATCCGATTGCAAACTCTGATTACAAGACTGTCTCGAATAATGCTCTGCACCGGTTTCGGGAAATTCTGCAAAAAGCCGGGCATACTGTTACCGTCCGGACCACGCGTGGTGACGACATTCAGGCTGCTTGCGGTCAACTGGCCGGACAGGTTAATGACAGAACCCGGCGCAGTGAGCGCTACCGCCTTCGTGGTGACGGGCAGCAGGTAATTAAATTTGTGCATCAACAGGGAGCATAG
- the ndk gene encoding nucleoside-diphosphate kinase encodes MAIERTLSIIKPDAVAKNVIGQIYSRFESAGLKIVKAKMQQLTTEQAGGFYAEHKERPFYPALIEFMTSGPVMIQVLEGEGAVLKNRELMGATNPQEAEAGTIRADFAESIDANAVHGSDSTASAAREVDYFFGADGVCA; translated from the coding sequence ATGGCTATTGAAAGAACGCTTTCCATTATTAAGCCCGATGCTGTTGCAAAAAATGTAATTGGCCAGATTTACAGCCGCTTTGAAAGTGCTGGACTGAAAATTGTTAAAGCAAAAATGCAGCAGTTGACGACGGAACAGGCAGGCGGGTTTTATGCTGAACACAAAGAGCGGCCATTTTATCCGGCCCTGATCGAATTCATGACTTCTGGTCCGGTTATGATTCAGGTGCTGGAAGGTGAAGGCGCAGTGTTAAAAAACCGCGAACTGATGGGCGCTACAAATCCGCAGGAAGCCGAAGCAGGCACTATTCGTGCTGATTTTGCAGAGTCAATTGATGCCAACGCTGTCCATGGCTCCGACTCAACTGCATCCGCTGCCCGCGAAGTAGATTACTTTTTTGGTGCAGATGGCGTCTGCGCCTGA
- a CDS encoding bifunctional diguanylate cyclase/phosphodiesterase codes for MSSKEELYKLLVDKAPYGTLFFAYGVCIDSNPRALSILDCQQNQLVGASLDEITGNESTALVDLKLQLKKAVRDGKTELNWQCPVDRGDRTSIDLTVIYASADAKEMIVTLQPQGQPLEMSASESNQLQPPVRGASSGMTVNLAPDEPLSVTPSPDSPATAGKTLTDDIPSFINVPEDTKKKSEYPELDAEFGTAQNGLATADEIFAPGSFTDETMADMALSELASPSETLEIVTSHDRMEAELNPPILTEEVSAQSSSERQNSPNVETSPARDYHFDSLTELPSRQKLLETIGDYLSAGSSGEICGAALMVDLDNFKDINDSWGHSVGDQVIKKVGRAISALVTGRNILARMSGDEFVLFIPDISDSISQAAWDAQDIAERVREVVAAPVFLDGHEVILTASIGIALISDSKLSAERVLQFADTAMYEAKRKGRNSIAFFDPCITEKAQRQIGMNTRLRKAIDNQEFALYIQPQICIETGELRGGEALLRWINSDKITNMPAEFIPVLESSGLIIDVGHWVIRTACEYIRSFIDDGIWKDHMRLGINISPRQFRDPQLLEVVDHSLKSYNIDPRYLNFEITENLVIDDVDEAIHKMELIKKLGSTFSIDDFGIGYSSMIYLKRLPFDQLKIDREFIRNIYRDQESRGMVEAIMAVSRQYGLSVTAEGVENKEALDVLRRVGCDAYQGAHFSMPVPVDRFRRMLAA; via the coding sequence ATGAGCTCTAAAGAAGAGCTTTACAAACTGCTGGTCGATAAAGCACCCTACGGCACCCTGTTCTTTGCATACGGGGTCTGCATTGACTCCAACCCTCGCGCCCTCAGCATCCTTGATTGCCAGCAAAATCAACTGGTTGGCGCATCTCTTGATGAAATCACAGGCAATGAATCAACTGCGCTTGTCGATCTTAAACTACAGCTAAAAAAAGCTGTTCGCGATGGTAAAACTGAGCTGAATTGGCAGTGTCCTGTCGATCGCGGTGATAGAACTTCGATCGATTTGACGGTCATTTACGCCAGCGCTGATGCCAAGGAAATGATAGTAACCCTCCAACCGCAGGGTCAGCCGCTTGAGATGTCAGCCTCCGAGTCGAATCAGTTGCAGCCTCCGGTCAGAGGTGCTTCGTCTGGGATGACGGTTAATTTGGCTCCAGATGAGCCGTTGTCCGTTACGCCCTCTCCGGATTCGCCAGCAACTGCGGGCAAAACGCTTACGGATGATATTCCATCCTTTATCAACGTCCCTGAAGATACAAAAAAAAAGTCAGAATATCCTGAGCTAGACGCGGAGTTTGGGACAGCACAGAATGGCCTCGCTACTGCGGACGAAATTTTTGCTCCCGGCTCCTTTACTGATGAAACGATGGCGGATATGGCTCTGTCGGAGCTGGCGTCTCCCTCTGAAACCCTGGAGATTGTCACATCGCATGACCGGATGGAGGCGGAACTCAATCCGCCGATTTTAACGGAAGAGGTTTCTGCTCAGTCTTCTTCTGAGCGTCAGAACAGCCCGAATGTGGAGACATCCCCCGCGCGAGATTATCACTTTGACAGCCTGACTGAGCTGCCCAGTCGTCAGAAACTGCTTGAAACAATTGGTGACTATCTCAGTGCCGGATCAAGTGGAGAAATCTGTGGCGCCGCTTTAATGGTTGATCTGGATAACTTCAAGGATATTAATGATTCCTGGGGACACAGTGTTGGAGATCAGGTAATTAAAAAGGTTGGGCGGGCAATATCTGCTCTGGTCACCGGGAGGAACATTCTCGCTCGTATGAGTGGTGATGAGTTTGTCCTGTTTATTCCTGATATTTCGGACAGTATATCCCAGGCAGCCTGGGATGCTCAGGACATAGCAGAGCGAGTAAGGGAAGTTGTTGCGGCGCCGGTTTTTCTTGACGGGCACGAGGTCATTCTGACAGCAAGCATCGGTATAGCTCTGATCAGTGATAGCAAGTTGAGTGCGGAGCGAGTGCTGCAATTTGCCGATACTGCCATGTACGAGGCCAAGCGCAAGGGGCGAAACAGTATTGCGTTTTTTGATCCCTGTATCACGGAAAAAGCGCAGCGTCAGATTGGTATGAATACCCGTCTTCGCAAGGCCATTGATAATCAGGAATTCGCGCTTTATATCCAGCCGCAGATCTGTATCGAAACCGGTGAGTTGCGAGGCGGGGAAGCGCTGCTTCGCTGGATTAATTCTGACAAGATTACCAACATGCCCGCAGAGTTTATCCCCGTTCTCGAGTCATCCGGATTGATTATTGACGTTGGGCACTGGGTGATTCGCACAGCATGTGAATATATTCGCAGTTTTATTGATGATGGCATCTGGAAAGACCATATGCGTCTGGGAATTAATATCAGCCCCCGCCAGTTCCGCGATCCTCAGCTGTTGGAGGTTGTTGATCACAGCCTGAAAAGCTACAACATTGATCCGCGATATCTGAATTTTGAGATCACCGAGAATCTGGTGATTGACGATGTGGATGAAGCTATCCATAAAATGGAGCTTATTAAAAAACTGGGGTCGACCTTTTCAATAGATGATTTTGGTATTGGCTATTCGTCAATGATCTATCTGAAGCGCCTGCCCTTTGACCAATTAAAAATAGATCGAGAATTCATTCGCAATATCTACAGGGATCAGGAAAGTCGCGGTATGGTGGAGGCTATTATGGCGGTGTCACGTCAATATGGTCTGAGCGTGACAGCGGAAGGTGTTGAAAACAAAGAGGCGCTGGATGTATTGCGCAGGGTAGGTTGTGACGCCTATCAAGGCGCACATTTCAGCATGCCTGTTCCTGTTGACCGGTTCAGGCGAATGCTTGCAGCCTGA
- the iscX gene encoding Fe-S cluster assembly protein IscX: MELKWTDVLDIAIELSEKYDDVDPRQVNFVDLRNWVLQLDDFNDDPNRCGEKILEAIQMAWIEEVD; this comes from the coding sequence ATGGAGTTGAAGTGGACAGATGTGCTGGATATTGCCATAGAATTATCTGAAAAGTATGATGACGTGGATCCGCGTCAGGTGAACTTTGTTGATCTCCGTAACTGGGTGCTGCAACTGGATGATTTTAATGATGATCCCAACCGTTGTGGCGAGAAAATTCTTGAAGCAATACAGATGGCATGGATTGAAGAAGTCGATTAG
- the fdx gene encoding ISC system 2Fe-2S type ferredoxin: protein MPRIIFLPHETICPEGAVVEAETGESICDVALRSDIDIEHACEKSCACTTCHVYVREGFDSLEEADELEEDFLDKAWGVDPESRLSCQALVAGEDLVVEIPKYTINMVSEKH from the coding sequence ATGCCCAGGATCATTTTTTTACCGCATGAAACTATCTGCCCTGAAGGTGCTGTAGTCGAGGCGGAAACAGGAGAAAGCATTTGCGATGTTGCACTGCGCAGCGATATTGACATAGAGCATGCCTGTGAGAAGTCCTGTGCCTGTACAACCTGCCATGTTTACGTAAGAGAGGGGTTTGACTCCCTGGAAGAAGCGGATGAGCTGGAGGAAGATTTTCTCGATAAGGCCTGGGGTGTTGATCCGGAGTCGCGTCTGAGCTGTCAGGCGCTGGTTGCTGGCGAAGATCTGGTGGTCGAAATTCCCAAGTACACAATAAACATGGTTTCCGAAAAGCATTAG
- the hscA gene encoding Fe-S protein assembly chaperone HscA, with the protein MVLLQISEPGQSPEPHQRRRAVGIDLGTTNSLVASVRSGTPETLPDEENRHLLPSVVHVKSDERFNVGYEARAIAAEDPLNTLISVKRLLGRGINDVKLLGSELPYELDADDGGMPSFRTVAGNISPVQASAEILKVLVARGEKALAGPLDGAVITVPAYFDESQRQATKDAATLAGIKVLRLLNEPTAAAIAYGLDRKHSREAGDESVIAVYDLGGGTFDISILRLSRGVFQVLATGGDSALGGDDFDRAIAEWIRAEAGLNTDLSPRQQRRLLNVATEAKHALTDREAVVVEFDGWSGSLTRSKLAELIDPLINKTLRACKRALRDAGVDTEAVDNVVMVGGSTRSVRVAEKVAELFGKPPLLNIDPDRVVALGAALQADVLVGNKPDSEMLLLDVIPLSLGLETMGGLTEKLIHRNTTIPVAKAQEFTTFKDGQTAMVIHVLQGERELVSDCRSLARFELRGIPPMVAGAAKVRVTFRVDADGLLNVSAKELNSNVEAHVEVKPSYGLSDEQVTDMLKASYEHAKEDMQARALREQQVEADRIIEDLSAAMMKDGRALLDEKEYHCLEVALDDLKAIRENTMEHRKIARQIDVVAKTSEEFAARRMNASIKKALAGHSLDEIERDM; encoded by the coding sequence GTGGTTTTATTACAAATATCAGAGCCGGGGCAATCACCGGAGCCCCACCAGCGTCGCCGGGCAGTCGGTATCGATCTGGGAACAACCAACTCGCTGGTCGCCTCTGTGAGGAGCGGTACACCGGAAACCTTGCCTGACGAGGAAAACAGACACCTGTTGCCGTCTGTTGTGCACGTGAAAAGCGATGAGCGATTCAATGTTGGCTATGAGGCGCGCGCAATTGCGGCTGAAGACCCGCTCAATACCCTGATATCGGTAAAACGCTTGCTTGGGCGAGGCATTAACGATGTGAAACTGTTGGGTTCTGAGCTGCCTTATGAGTTAGATGCCGATGATGGCGGTATGCCCAGTTTCAGGACTGTGGCGGGCAATATCAGTCCGGTCCAGGCCTCTGCCGAGATTCTCAAGGTGTTGGTTGCCCGTGGTGAAAAGGCACTTGCCGGACCTCTGGACGGTGCGGTTATTACTGTGCCCGCCTATTTTGATGAGTCTCAGCGGCAGGCGACAAAGGATGCAGCCACCCTTGCGGGGATCAAAGTGTTGCGCTTGCTCAATGAGCCAACTGCTGCGGCAATTGCCTATGGTCTGGACCGGAAGCACAGTCGAGAAGCTGGCGACGAAAGCGTTATTGCGGTTTATGACCTGGGTGGAGGCACTTTTGATATTTCCATATTGCGTCTTTCCCGAGGCGTGTTTCAGGTGCTGGCCACCGGGGGTGACTCTGCACTCGGCGGAGATGATTTTGATCGAGCCATTGCTGAATGGATCCGAGCTGAAGCCGGGCTGAATACAGATTTATCACCTCGGCAGCAGCGCCGGTTACTGAATGTGGCGACGGAAGCCAAACATGCACTTACGGATCGTGAAGCGGTGGTGGTTGAATTTGATGGTTGGAGTGGCAGTTTAACCCGAAGCAAATTGGCCGAGCTGATTGATCCGCTGATTAACAAAACACTGCGTGCCTGCAAAAGGGCTCTGAGGGATGCGGGAGTAGATACGGAAGCGGTGGATAATGTTGTCATGGTAGGAGGTTCCACCCGTTCCGTTCGTGTGGCCGAGAAGGTCGCGGAGCTGTTTGGGAAACCACCTTTGCTCAATATCGATCCAGACCGTGTGGTGGCGCTCGGCGCTGCACTGCAGGCAGACGTGCTGGTTGGCAATAAGCCGGACAGTGAAATGCTGCTGCTGGATGTGATTCCGCTGTCTCTGGGGCTGGAGACCATGGGTGGTCTTACCGAGAAACTTATTCATCGCAATACCACGATTCCTGTAGCCAAGGCGCAGGAGTTCACTACTTTCAAGGATGGTCAGACGGCGATGGTTATTCATGTGTTGCAGGGAGAGAGAGAGTTGGTCTCGGATTGCCGTTCGTTAGCCCGCTTCGAATTGCGTGGTATTCCGCCGATGGTGGCGGGAGCGGCTAAAGTGCGCGTGACTTTCCGGGTCGATGCAGACGGATTGCTGAATGTTTCTGCAAAAGAGCTTAACAGCAATGTAGAGGCGCATGTCGAAGTCAAACCGTCTTACGGGTTGAGCGATGAGCAGGTCACAGACATGCTAAAGGCTTCATATGAACACGCCAAAGAAGATATGCAGGCGAGGGCATTGCGTGAGCAGCAAGTAGAAGCTGATAGAATCATTGAAGACCTTTCGGCAGCAATGATGAAAGATGGCCGCGCCCTTCTCGACGAGAAAGAGTACCATTGCCTGGAAGTGGCGCTGGATGATCTCAAAGCCATTCGCGAAAATACAATGGAGCACCGCAAAATCGCCCGACAAATTGATGTGGTTGCTAAAACCAGTGAAGAATTTGCAGCACGCCGAATGAATGCCAGTATCAAAAAAGCGTTGGCAGGTCATAGCCTCGATGAAATTGAGAGAGACATGTAA
- the hscB gene encoding Fe-S protein assembly co-chaperone HscB: MVVSPQNFYEMFELPVSYEVDLRLLNERYLKLQQQLHPDHFAGSSGAEQRLAVQYTADLNQAYSVLKSPLARAQYLLELKGIDSSGNTTVTSDMDFLMQQMELREALSEVEQAEDPFQALSVIDQQVNDHFDRLQVVFADSYQQADYESARETVARLQFYSKLLAEIEQREHDLDDC, encoded by the coding sequence ATGGTGGTTAGTCCGCAGAATTTTTATGAAATGTTTGAGTTGCCGGTTTCCTATGAAGTGGACCTGCGGCTGTTGAATGAACGCTATCTGAAGCTGCAGCAGCAACTTCATCCTGACCATTTTGCTGGTAGCTCCGGGGCTGAGCAGCGTCTTGCCGTGCAATACACCGCTGATCTCAATCAGGCTTACTCGGTACTGAAATCTCCTCTGGCGAGAGCACAATACCTGCTTGAATTGAAGGGTATAGATAGTTCGGGAAACACCACAGTAACTTCTGATATGGATTTTCTGATGCAGCAAATGGAGCTGCGTGAAGCGCTGTCAGAAGTTGAGCAGGCTGAAGACCCCTTTCAGGCGCTCAGTGTTATAGATCAGCAAGTAAATGATCATTTTGACAGGTTGCAAGTGGTGTTTGCTGACAGTTACCAGCAGGCCGATTATGAATCGGCCAGAGAAACTGTAGCCCGGCTTCAGTTTTACAGTAAGTTGCTTGCGGAGATTGAACAGCGGGAACATGATCTGGATGATTGTTAG
- the iscA gene encoding iron-sulfur cluster assembly protein IscA, translating into MAITMTPAAQEHVVRHLVNRGSGVGIRLGIKTTGCSGLSYVLEFVDSKEPEDTVFECGETKLFVDPKSLAYLDGTELDFVKEGLNEGFQFNNPNMKEECGCGESFHV; encoded by the coding sequence ATGGCCATTACCATGACCCCGGCAGCACAAGAACATGTTGTAAGGCATCTCGTTAACCGTGGTTCAGGCGTTGGCATACGCCTGGGCATAAAAACCACTGGCTGTTCGGGGCTTTCTTATGTGCTGGAGTTCGTGGATTCGAAAGAGCCGGAAGATACTGTTTTCGAGTGCGGCGAAACAAAATTGTTTGTCGACCCGAAAAGCCTTGCTTACCTCGATGGCACAGAGCTGGATTTTGTTAAAGAGGGCCTGAATGAAGGTTTTCAGTTCAACAATCCAAATATGAAAGAAGAGTGTGGTTGTGGTGAAAGCTTTCATGTTTGA
- the iscU gene encoding Fe-S cluster assembly scaffold IscU, whose amino-acid sequence MAYSEKVLDHYENPRNVGKLDDKSDSVGTGMVGAPACGDVMRLQIQVNEDGVIEDAKFKTYGCGSAIASSSLLTEWVKGKTLDEAAKIKNTELAEELALPPVKIHCSVLAEDAIKAAVKDIRQKRGQ is encoded by the coding sequence ATGGCATATAGCGAAAAAGTTCTGGATCACTATGAGAATCCACGTAACGTAGGCAAGTTGGATGATAAATCCGATAGCGTCGGTACGGGCATGGTTGGTGCTCCCGCCTGTGGTGATGTTATGCGCCTGCAAATTCAGGTAAACGAAGATGGTGTTATCGAAGATGCCAAATTCAAGACTTACGGCTGCGGTTCAGCGATTGCATCCAGCTCACTGCTGACGGAGTGGGTAAAGGGTAAAACCCTCGATGAAGCGGCAAAAATCAAAAATACCGAGTTAGCTGAGGAGTTGGCTTTGCCGCCGGTGAAGATTCATTGCTCGGTGCTAGCTGAAGATGCGATCAAGGCGGCTGTCAAGGATATCCGTCAGAAGCGCGGTCAATAG
- a CDS encoding IscS subfamily cysteine desulfurase: MKLPIYLDYSATTPVDPRVADVMSKCLTADGNFGNPASRSHSFGWQAEEAVETARRQVADLLNADPREIVWTSGATEANNLAIKGCAHFNQKKGKHLITSKIEHKAVLDTCRQLEREGFEVTYLDPGSDGIIQPEAVAAAIREDTTLVSLMHVNNEIGTINDITAIGEICREHKVFFHVDAAQSAGKVEIDMEAMKVDLMSLSAHKIYGPKGIGALYVRRKPRVRIEAQTHGGGHERGMRSGTLATHQIVGMGEAFRIAKQEMAEENARLLKLRNKLWDGVREMEEVHLNGSLSQRVASNLNVSFAFVEGESLIMALKDLAVSSGSACTSASLEPSYVLRALGLDDELAHSSIRFSIGRFTTEEEIDYTVSIIRDAVNKLRELSPLWDMFKDGVDLSQVEWAAH, from the coding sequence ATGAAACTGCCAATTTATCTTGATTATTCTGCAACTACCCCGGTTGATCCCCGGGTGGCGGACGTCATGTCGAAATGCTTGACTGCCGATGGCAACTTTGGCAATCCTGCTTCTCGCTCTCACAGCTTTGGCTGGCAGGCGGAAGAAGCAGTTGAAACGGCTCGTCGACAGGTTGCCGACCTGTTGAATGCAGATCCCCGGGAAATTGTCTGGACATCTGGTGCCACCGAAGCAAACAACCTTGCCATCAAGGGTTGTGCGCACTTTAATCAGAAAAAAGGCAAACATCTGATTACTTCCAAAATTGAACACAAGGCTGTTCTGGATACCTGTCGACAGCTGGAGAGGGAAGGATTTGAGGTGACTTACCTTGATCCCGGCAGTGACGGCATCATCCAGCCGGAAGCCGTTGCTGCGGCGATACGGGAAGATACTACGCTTGTTTCACTGATGCATGTCAATAACGAGATTGGTACCATTAATGACATAACTGCAATTGGTGAAATTTGTCGGGAACACAAGGTGTTTTTCCATGTTGATGCGGCCCAGAGCGCGGGCAAGGTAGAGATTGATATGGAAGCCATGAAAGTGGATTTGATGTCATTGTCCGCCCACAAAATCTACGGCCCAAAAGGTATTGGCGCACTGTATGTGCGTCGCAAGCCGCGGGTTCGAATAGAAGCGCAGACCCACGGTGGTGGTCATGAGCGGGGAATGCGTTCGGGCACTCTCGCGACGCATCAGATTGTTGGCATGGGTGAAGCGTTTCGTATAGCCAAACAAGAAATGGCTGAAGAAAATGCACGCTTGCTGAAGCTTCGCAACAAGCTGTGGGATGGTGTGCGGGAGATGGAAGAGGTTCACCTGAACGGTTCCCTGAGTCAGAGAGTAGCCAGCAATCTGAATGTCAGTTTTGCTTTTGTCGAAGGTGAATCGCTGATTATGGCGTTAAAGGATCTGGCGGTTTCTTCGGGCTCTGCCTGCACATCGGCAAGTCTTGAGCCTTCGTATGTACTTCGCGCTCTGGGCCTGGATGATGAATTGGCGCACAGTTCAATACGGTTTTCGATTGGCCGTTTTACAACGGAAGAGGAGATTGATTATACGGTTTCCATTATCCGGGATGCGGTGAATAAGTTGCGCGAACTGTCGCCGCTGTGGGATATGTTTAAAGACGGCGTTGACTTGAGCCAGGTAGAGTGGGCGGCCCACTAA